The Catenulispora sp. EB89 genome includes a region encoding these proteins:
- a CDS encoding HU family DNA-binding protein, whose amino-acid sequence MNKAQLIEAVADKLAASKKDAGDAVDAVLDAIIASVASGTKVSITGFGSFEKVKRPARTARNPRTGEAVKVKASSAPKFKAGQGFKDMVNGDKKAPAAAKAAAKKTTVKATAKKAAPAKKTAAKATAAKAAPAKKVVAKKTAVKATAKKAAPVKKAPAKKAAPAKKAAAKKATVVKAAAKKAATAKKAPAKKATPAKKAAARPVAKKVAKAPAKKAAPAKRTTAKKAPAKKTAAKR is encoded by the coding sequence ATGAACAAGGCCCAGCTGATCGAGGCCGTCGCCGACAAGCTCGCTGCGTCCAAGAAGGACGCCGGGGACGCGGTCGACGCGGTCCTGGACGCGATCATCGCCTCGGTGGCCTCGGGGACCAAGGTCTCCATCACCGGATTCGGCTCCTTCGAGAAGGTCAAGCGCCCGGCGCGCACCGCCCGCAACCCGCGCACCGGCGAGGCGGTGAAGGTCAAGGCCTCCTCCGCGCCGAAGTTCAAGGCGGGTCAGGGCTTCAAGGACATGGTCAACGGCGACAAGAAGGCCCCCGCCGCCGCCAAGGCCGCCGCCAAGAAGACCACCGTGAAGGCCACCGCCAAGAAGGCGGCCCCGGCCAAGAAGACCGCGGCCAAGGCGACCGCCGCCAAGGCCGCCCCGGCGAAGAAGGTCGTCGCGAAGAAGACCGCCGTCAAGGCCACCGCCAAGAAGGCGGCCCCGGTCAAGAAGGCCCCGGCAAAGAAGGCGGCCCCGGCCAAGAAGGCCGCCGCCAAGAAGGCGACCGTCGTGAAGGCGGCGGCCAAGAAGGCCGCCACCGCCAAGAAGGCCCCGGCCAAGAAGGCCACCCCGGCCAAGAAGGCAGCGGCCCGACCGGTCGCGAAGAAGGTCGCCAAGGCCCCGGCAAAGAAGGCGGCCCCGGCCAAGCGCACCACCGCCAAGAAGGCGCCCGCGAAGAAGACCGCCGCGAAGCGCTGA
- the leuD gene encoding 3-isopropylmalate dehydratase small subunit, translated as MEKFTTHTGRALPLRRSNVDTDQIIPAVYLKRITRTGFEDGLFAAWRADPEFILNQAQYQDVTVLVAGPDFGTGSSREHAVWALKDYGFKVVLSARFADIFRGNSAKDGLLTAVLKQEDIELLWKLVEENPELEVTVDLEAREVRVEGHVFSFEVDDYTRWRLLEGLDDISLTLRHAEAIDGFEETRPGFKPKTLPAAV; from the coding sequence ATGGAGAAGTTCACGACGCACACCGGGCGCGCGCTGCCGCTGCGCCGCTCCAACGTCGACACCGACCAGATCATCCCGGCGGTGTACCTCAAGCGCATCACGCGTACCGGATTCGAGGACGGGCTGTTCGCGGCCTGGCGCGCGGACCCGGAGTTCATCCTGAACCAGGCGCAGTACCAGGACGTGACGGTGCTGGTCGCCGGACCCGACTTCGGCACCGGCTCCTCGCGCGAGCACGCGGTGTGGGCGCTGAAGGACTACGGGTTCAAGGTGGTGCTCTCGGCGCGGTTCGCCGACATCTTCCGCGGCAACTCGGCCAAGGACGGGCTGCTGACCGCCGTGCTGAAGCAGGAGGACATCGAGCTCCTGTGGAAGCTGGTGGAGGAGAACCCGGAGCTGGAGGTGACGGTCGACCTCGAGGCCCGCGAGGTGCGGGTCGAGGGGCACGTGTTCAGCTTCGAGGTGGACGACTACACGCGCTGGCGGCTGCTGGAGGGGCTGGACGACATCAGCCTGACGCTGCGGCACGCCGAGGCGATCGACGGGTTCGAGGAGACGCGTCCGGGGTTCAAGCCGAAGACGCTGCCGGCGGCGGTGTGA